Genomic DNA from Clostridium sp. BJN0013:
ATATTATACCATTTTATGAGTCTACATGTTATGATGATTTTTTAATTATAGATGATAGTTTAATAGATAAGGGCTATATTAAGATATTCGGAAAGCATTATGGTCAGGTTACTATGACTCCGGCAATTACAAATATAGTATGTGAAACTATAGTTAGCAATTTAAACTGTGTTTTAAAAAAGGATTTTATAGATAAAAGAAGAGAAGTTTATAAATTTAGAGATCTTTCAAATATAAATAGACAAAATATAATAAATTTAAATAAGAAATATGGAAAAATGATATGTTATTGTAAAAAAGTTACAGAAGGCGAAATTATAGATTCCATAAGAAGACCTCTTGGAGCTCGCACTATAGAAGGAATAAAACGAAGAACAAGTGCTACCTTTGGGAAATGTAAAGGATCTCAATGTCTTTGTAAGGTTGCATCAATTTTAGCTAGGGAGATAAATAAAGATATGACAGATATACTTAAAGATTCTAAAAATTCTAATATTATATTAGGGAGAATAAAAGAATTTGACGAGATGTAATTGGGAGGAGTTATAAATTGATTAAAGAAGTAATTTTTGGTGAGTGCAGTAAAAAGTCTGATGTTAATGTAAATATATATAACGACAACTTGAAAATTAACAATCATTTATGTAATAAAAAGGATAATCTCACAAAATTAAATATTGATAGTAAGTGTGATATATTTACTACTGTTGTTAGAATAAAAGGTTCAGATTGT
This window encodes:
- a CDS encoding DUF1667 domain-containing protein, with the translated sequence MIKEVIFGECSKKSDVNVNIYNDNLKINNHLCNKKDNLTKLNIDSKCDIFTTVVRIKGSDCNVVPVKSSRPLNKSLWLECSKVLSRIHVGAPIKLGDIICKNILNTGVDIICTKSIDKRKQ